A section of the Thermus antranikianii DSM 12462 genome encodes:
- a CDS encoding GNAT family N-acetyltransferase → MRVLGRRVYWRWFGEVFLEGGLRLRMTGDAAKWLRPADRVRLATEYRKPLLDFDEYALEGAFPLWPLFSRALDHVRESPLGGEVYRYRLRAREAMYEADFEAIAELEQYHYASEKEVVALWVCPRCGETLFANTKPLCECGGEARLKEIRGSTPASRFLILELVERLPFEPRILGYVRLDPPIPRMHRRIPGSVERNIRERIFPKDWFHPTFEGGKDWESALDRVHTAASRIARVVVHPDYRSEGLGALLVELALAWVKERAVPEGRREKHLVYTVAQMARYHPFFEKVGFRYLFDTASGRPVLAYPLTEEAEHYLDRFLKEDPYARAHGGRLFVSRFGRVRGLSGSIRLVGVRKGYRSHLDLSDLSPEVQETLAAFGVKARVLERAILREADLEVPPGSVVALVGASGAGKTTLLRLLLGEPPDGGEVEVPEGRRVAYIPGEREVDLGQEPILERLYRQLQDVGAAIEVLNRVGLSDAVLYRARPKELSTGQRERYRLALLLAQRPDLLLIDEFAAHLDVPTARRVALGLGKLVRQAGITLVVATHRQEVIASLDPDLLVFVGYGGLMAIPRKDPRT, encoded by the coding sequence ATGCGCGTCTTGGGGCGGAGGGTTTACTGGCGCTGGTTCGGGGAGGTTTTCCTCGAGGGGGGCCTGAGGCTTCGCATGACCGGGGATGCGGCCAAATGGCTTCGCCCCGCGGACCGGGTCAGGCTGGCCACGGAATACCGCAAACCCCTTCTGGACTTTGACGAGTACGCCCTCGAGGGGGCTTTCCCCTTGTGGCCTTTATTTTCCAGGGCGCTGGACCACGTGAGGGAAAGCCCCTTAGGGGGCGAGGTGTACCGCTACCGCCTCCGTGCGCGGGAGGCCATGTATGAGGCCGATTTCGAGGCCATTGCCGAGCTGGAGCAGTACCACTATGCCTCGGAGAAGGAGGTGGTGGCCCTATGGGTCTGCCCCCGCTGTGGCGAGACCCTCTTCGCCAACACCAAACCCCTTTGCGAATGCGGGGGGGAGGCCCGGCTAAAGGAGATCAGGGGTTCTACCCCGGCCAGCCGCTTTCTCATCCTGGAGCTGGTGGAGCGCTTACCCTTTGAGCCCAGGATCCTGGGCTATGTGCGTTTGGACCCCCCCATTCCCCGGATGCACCGCAGGATTCCCGGGAGCGTGGAGCGGAACATCCGGGAGCGCATCTTTCCCAAAGACTGGTTCCACCCGACCTTTGAGGGCGGGAAGGACTGGGAAAGCGCTTTGGACCGGGTGCACACCGCCGCCAGCCGCATCGCCCGGGTGGTGGTGCACCCCGACTACCGCTCGGAGGGCCTGGGGGCTCTTTTGGTGGAGCTGGCTTTGGCGTGGGTGAAGGAGCGGGCTGTGCCCGAGGGAAGGCGGGAGAAACACCTGGTGTACACCGTGGCCCAGATGGCCCGCTACCACCCCTTTTTTGAGAAGGTGGGCTTCCGCTACCTCTTCGACACCGCCTCGGGAAGGCCCGTGCTGGCCTATCCCCTTACGGAGGAGGCGGAGCACTACCTGGATCGGTTTTTGAAGGAAGACCCTTACGCCAGGGCTCATGGGGGAAGGCTTTTCGTTTCCCGTTTCGGGAGGGTGCGGGGGCTTTCGGGGTCCATCCGGCTGGTGGGGGTTCGTAAAGGCTACCGGAGCCACCTGGACCTTTCCGACCTTTCCCCAGAGGTGCAGGAAACCCTTGCGGCCTTCGGGGTCAAGGCCCGGGTGTTGGAGCGGGCGATTCTTAGGGAGGCGGACCTCGAGGTTCCCCCGGGCAGCGTGGTGGCCCTGGTTGGGGCCAGCGGGGCGGGGAAGACCACCCTCCTTCGCCTCCTCCTGGGGGAGCCCCCGGATGGGGGAGAGGTGGAGGTACCCGAGGGCAGGCGGGTGGCCTATATTCCCGGGGAGCGGGAGGTGGACCTGGGCCAGGAGCCCATCTTGGAGCGGCTTTACCGCCAGCTTCAGGATGTGGGGGCGGCCATTGAGGTGTTAAACCGGGTGGGGCTTTCCGACGCCGTGCTCTACCGGGCCAGGCCGAAGGAGCTTTCCACGGGCCAGCGGGAGCGCTACCGCTTGGCCCTCCTCCTGGCCCAGCGCCCTGACCTCCTCCTGATCGACGAGTTTGCCGCTCACCTGGACGTGCCCACCGCCAGGCGGGTGGCCCTGGGTCTTGGGAAGCTGGTGCGCCAGGCGGGGATCACCCTGGTGGTGGCCACCCACCGCCAGGAGGTGATCGCTTCCTTGGATCCCGACCTCCTGGTCTTCGTGGGGTACGGGGGGCTTATGGCCATACCTCGGAAAGATCCACGAACATGA
- the proS gene encoding proline--tRNA ligase: MAKEKGLTPQSQDFSEWYLEVIQKAELADYGPVRGTIVVRPYGYALWENIQGVLDRMFKETGHQNAYFPLFIPMSFLKKEAEHVEGFSPELAVVTHAGGEELEEPLAVRPTSETVIGYMWSKWIKSYRDLPQLLNQWGNVVRWELRTRPFLRTSEFLWQEGHTAHATREEAEEEVRRMLSIYAKLAREYGAIPVVEGMKTEKEKFAGAVYTTTIEALMRDGKALQSGTSHYLGENFARAFDIKFQDKDLQVKYVHTTSWGLSWRFIGAIIMTHGDDQGLILPPRLAPIQVVIVPIYREESREKVLEAAFDLKRRLLAAGLRVHLDDRDQHTPGYKFHEWELKGVPFRIELGPKDLEAGEAVLASRLGGKERLTLEALPTVLPEKLDAFHQALYQRALDFREAHTRKVDTYEEFKEAVQEGFALAFHCGDRACEKAIQEETTATTRCVPFEAEPEEGFCVRCGRPSAYGKRVVFAKAY; this comes from the coding sequence ATGGCGAAGGAGAAGGGCCTAACCCCGCAAAGCCAGGATTTCAGCGAGTGGTACCTCGAGGTCATCCAGAAGGCAGAGCTTGCCGACTACGGACCGGTCCGGGGCACCATCGTGGTGCGCCCCTATGGCTATGCCCTTTGGGAAAACATCCAGGGGGTTTTGGACCGCATGTTCAAGGAAACCGGCCACCAAAACGCCTACTTCCCCCTCTTCATCCCCATGAGCTTCCTGAAAAAGGAAGCCGAGCACGTGGAGGGGTTTTCTCCCGAGCTGGCCGTGGTGACCCATGCCGGGGGTGAGGAGCTGGAGGAGCCTCTGGCGGTGCGCCCCACCTCGGAAACCGTGATCGGCTACATGTGGTCCAAGTGGATCAAAAGCTATAGGGACCTGCCCCAGCTTTTAAACCAGTGGGGCAACGTGGTGCGCTGGGAGCTTCGCACCCGGCCCTTCCTGCGCACCAGCGAGTTTTTGTGGCAGGAGGGGCACACCGCCCACGCCACCCGGGAGGAGGCGGAGGAGGAGGTGCGCAGGATGCTTTCCATCTACGCCAAGCTGGCCCGGGAGTACGGGGCTATCCCTGTGGTGGAGGGCATGAAGACGGAAAAGGAGAAGTTCGCCGGGGCCGTCTACACCACCACCATCGAGGCCCTGATGCGGGATGGCAAGGCCCTGCAGTCGGGTACCAGCCACTACCTGGGGGAGAACTTCGCCCGGGCCTTTGACATCAAATTCCAGGACAAGGACCTCCAGGTGAAGTACGTGCACACCACCAGCTGGGGGCTTTCCTGGCGCTTCATCGGGGCCATCATCATGACCCACGGGGACGACCAAGGGCTCATCCTGCCTCCCCGCCTGGCTCCCATCCAGGTGGTGATCGTGCCCATCTACCGGGAGGAAAGCCGGGAGAAGGTCCTGGAGGCGGCCTTTGATCTGAAACGGCGCCTTCTTGCGGCAGGGCTTCGCGTGCATTTGGATGACCGGGACCAGCACACCCCCGGGTACAAGTTCCACGAGTGGGAGCTTAAGGGGGTTCCCTTCCGCATCGAGCTTGGACCCAAGGACCTCGAGGCGGGCGAGGCCGTGCTGGCCAGCCGCCTGGGGGGGAAGGAGCGCCTGACTCTAGAAGCCCTCCCCACCGTGCTACCCGAGAAGCTGGATGCCTTCCACCAGGCCCTTTACCAACGGGCCCTGGATTTCCGGGAGGCCCACACCCGCAAGGTGGACACCTACGAGGAGTTCAAGGAGGCGGTGCAGGAGGGCTTCGCCCTGGCCTTCCACTGCGGGGATCGGGCCTGCGAGAAGGCCATCCAGGAGGAAACCACCGCCACCACCCGCTGCGTGCCCTTTGAGGCCGAACCCGAAGAAGGCTTTTGCGTCCGTTGCGGTAGGCCCTCCGCCTACGGCAAGCGGGTGGTCTTCGCCAAGGCGTACTAA
- a CDS encoding DHH family phosphoesterase — protein sequence MDGNAPDPRYWEKMRLVAEVLKAVEGPIYIATHVDPDGDAIGSSLGLYRALKALGKEAYWVAEPPRFLRFLPKEEEYSDPVDKLPVGATLVALDSAEPSRVVGVPVEGFVINIDHHGTNPRFGHIAVVDPSKAATAQMVKDLIDLLGVEWTAEIATPVLTGILTDTGNFRFANTTPEVLRVAAELVGYGVKLAELTDRLQFRPPSYFRLMGQVLSTVAFHFGGLLVTAHLPEDAKREEEDSDDFVGLIRYVEGSVVSVFLRKREEGVKVSIRSRGGVSAQNIAVKLGGGGHVPAAGATLKDVDLDRAYELVLEAVAEELRRAGYL from the coding sequence ATGGACGGGAACGCTCCCGATCCCAGGTACTGGGAAAAGATGCGCCTGGTGGCCGAGGTCTTGAAGGCGGTGGAAGGCCCCATCTACATCGCCACCCACGTGGACCCCGATGGGGATGCTATAGGAAGCTCCTTAGGCTTATACCGGGCCCTTAAGGCCCTGGGCAAAGAGGCCTACTGGGTGGCCGAGCCCCCTAGGTTCCTGCGCTTTTTGCCGAAGGAGGAGGAGTACTCGGATCCCGTGGACAAGCTTCCCGTGGGGGCTACCCTGGTGGCCCTGGACAGCGCCGAGCCTAGCCGGGTGGTGGGGGTGCCGGTGGAGGGTTTTGTGATCAACATTGACCACCACGGCACCAATCCCCGTTTCGGGCATATCGCCGTGGTGGATCCCTCCAAGGCGGCCACCGCCCAGATGGTGAAGGACCTCATTGATCTCCTTGGGGTGGAGTGGACGGCGGAGATCGCGACCCCCGTCCTCACCGGCATCCTCACCGACACCGGTAACTTCCGCTTCGCCAACACCACGCCCGAGGTCCTGCGGGTGGCGGCGGAGTTGGTGGGGTACGGGGTGAAGCTGGCCGAGCTTACGGATCGGCTTCAGTTCCGCCCCCCCTCCTACTTCCGCCTTATGGGACAGGTGCTTTCCACCGTGGCCTTCCACTTTGGGGGGCTTCTCGTCACCGCCCACCTTCCCGAGGATGCCAAGCGGGAGGAGGAGGACTCCGACGACTTCGTGGGGCTCATCCGCTACGTGGAGGGGAGCGTGGTTTCCGTCTTCCTGCGCAAGCGGGAGGAAGGGGTGAAGGTATCCATCCGCTCCCGGGGCGGGGTTTCCGCCCAGAACATCGCCGTGAAGCTTGGGGGTGGGGGGCATGTACCTGCTGCCGGGGCCACCTTAAAGGACGTTGACCTGGACCGGGCCTACGAGCTGGTCCTCGAGGCGGTGGCGGAAGAGCTTCGGCGGGCAGGGTACCTCTAG
- a CDS encoding S8 family serine peptidase, whose protein sequence is MRRIGYAFLASLALGLFACQQQAPSGTTSLSVQSASPQGRYLVVFRSETLPSNAQALVQGAGARVLKTLEPIGALTVVADRAAVSRLARNPQVLAVGPERYYSLPKTERILFQEETYGAPTAADNLYKYQWDIRRIGAPKAWGRVPLEVQARATVAVLDTGVMDNHPDLVGQIVDFQATNYCYETAGPNNTPSYPKYTLWIDFDDPNLDPNNPCTPAPGVLYEAHGTHVSGTVAAAFGGGRVVGVAPGLRIAAYKVFDRIHFTEGDEEYDDVGAFDGPIFAAIIDAAKKGYDVINMSLGGTLDTRNKDDVAAMVAWDRVMKYANRMGTVIVASAGNSAQNANGYVVHIPSDLPTVISVSATGTATPLWQYPFLTNETLNAVPGQDILAFYSNYGAAVDLSAPGGDCGLDENGQSWCYRPSDQRPPGWRYHLILSTIIVNENLPAYAWYGGTSMASPHVAAVAGLVKALHKDWTPGEVRAHLKATAEDIGSRQLFGHGLVDADRATQ, encoded by the coding sequence ATGCGTAGGATTGGGTACGCGTTTTTAGCCAGTTTGGCCCTAGGACTATTCGCCTGCCAGCAGCAAGCCCCAAGCGGAACCACCAGCCTTTCCGTGCAAAGCGCCTCGCCCCAGGGGCGCTACCTGGTGGTCTTCCGGTCGGAAACCCTCCCCTCTAACGCCCAGGCCTTGGTCCAAGGCGCAGGGGCCCGGGTGCTCAAGACCCTGGAGCCCATTGGTGCCCTCACGGTGGTGGCGGACCGGGCCGCCGTAAGCCGCCTGGCCCGGAACCCCCAGGTGCTGGCGGTGGGCCCCGAACGGTACTACTCCCTGCCCAAGACGGAGCGCATCCTCTTTCAGGAGGAAACCTATGGCGCACCCACGGCAGCCGACAACCTCTACAAGTACCAGTGGGACATCCGGCGGATCGGCGCCCCGAAGGCTTGGGGGAGGGTGCCCCTCGAGGTCCAGGCCCGGGCCACGGTGGCCGTGCTGGACACCGGGGTCATGGACAACCACCCCGACCTGGTAGGCCAGATCGTGGACTTCCAGGCCACCAACTACTGCTACGAAACCGCAGGCCCCAACAACACTCCCAGCTACCCCAAGTACACTTTGTGGATTGATTTTGATGACCCGAACCTGGATCCCAACAATCCCTGTACCCCTGCCCCTGGCGTCCTCTACGAAGCCCACGGCACCCACGTATCCGGCACCGTGGCCGCCGCCTTTGGAGGTGGCCGGGTGGTGGGGGTGGCCCCAGGGCTGAGGATCGCCGCCTACAAGGTCTTTGACCGCATCCACTTTACCGAAGGCGACGAGGAGTACGACGACGTGGGCGCCTTTGACGGCCCCATCTTTGCGGCCATCATCGACGCCGCCAAAAAGGGCTACGACGTCATCAACATGAGCCTGGGCGGCACCCTGGACACCCGCAACAAGGACGACGTGGCCGCCATGGTGGCCTGGGACCGGGTGATGAAGTACGCCAACCGCATGGGCACCGTGATCGTGGCCTCGGCGGGTAACAGCGCCCAGAATGCCAATGGCTACGTCGTTCACATTCCCTCCGACCTGCCCACGGTGATCTCGGTTTCCGCCACGGGCACCGCCACGCCCCTTTGGCAGTACCCTTTCCTCACCAACGAAACCTTGAATGCCGTGCCGGGTCAGGACATCCTGGCCTTCTACTCCAACTACGGGGCCGCCGTGGATCTTTCCGCCCCTGGGGGTGACTGCGGTCTGGACGAGAATGGCCAAAGCTGGTGCTACCGGCCTTCCGACCAGCGCCCCCCTGGCTGGCGCTACCACCTGATCCTTTCCACCATCATCGTCAACGAAAACCTCCCTGCCTACGCCTGGTACGGAGGCACCTCCATGGCCAGCCCCCATGTGGCCGCGGTGGCGGGGTTGGTGAAGGCCCTCCACAAGGACTGGACCCCGGGTGAGGTGCGGGCCCATTTGAAGGCCACCGCCGAGGATATCGGTAGCCGGCAGCTCTTCGGCCACGGCCTGGTGGACGCGGACCGGGCAACCCAGTAG
- a CDS encoding NUDIX domain-containing protein: protein MENPPRHPIPTVGALVEQGGRVLLVRTPKWRGLWGVPGGKVEWGESLEEALRREFREEVGLDLREVRFALVQEAIFSPEFYKPTHMLLFNYFAQGEGEVRPGEEILEWAWVRPEEGFSFPLNSFTRVLLETYLVVKGGR, encoded by the coding sequence ATGGAGAATCCTCCGCGCCATCCCATCCCCACGGTAGGGGCCCTGGTGGAACAGGGGGGCCGGGTGCTTCTGGTGCGCACCCCGAAGTGGCGGGGGCTATGGGGGGTGCCTGGGGGAAAGGTGGAGTGGGGGGAAAGCCTCGAGGAGGCCTTAAGGCGGGAGTTCCGGGAGGAGGTGGGCCTTGACCTTAGGGAGGTGCGCTTCGCCCTGGTGCAGGAGGCCATCTTCAGCCCGGAGTTCTACAAGCCCACCCACATGCTCCTCTTCAACTACTTTGCCCAAGGGGAAGGGGAGGTGCGGCCGGGCGAGGAGATTCTGGAGTGGGCCTGGGTAAGGCCGGAAGAGGGCTTTTCCTTTCCGCTGAATAGCTTCACCCGGGTTTTGCTGGAAACCTACCTGGTGGTAAAAGGGGGGAGATGA
- a CDS encoding Uma2 family endonuclease, which yields MVRHRIRKEEFEALLREVPEGVRLELLDGEVYEMAPIGSGHAGLVSYLAKTLERLYGDRAIVSVQNPILLNPFSLPQPDIALLKPREDFYVQSFPEPTDILLVVEVAYTTKDMDGKKLALYAQAGIPESWLVDGETSLLEVYREPRGGLYRLKRLVEPGEEVAPEGLGAPSLVWRPPRP from the coding sequence ATGGTTCGCCACCGCATCCGCAAGGAGGAGTTTGAAGCCCTCCTTAGGGAGGTGCCGGAAGGGGTGCGGCTTGAGCTCCTGGACGGGGAGGTTTACGAGATGGCCCCCATCGGTAGCGGACACGCGGGGCTGGTTTCCTACCTGGCCAAGACTTTGGAAAGGCTCTACGGGGACCGGGCCATCGTCTCGGTACAAAACCCCATCCTTCTAAATCCCTTTTCCCTGCCTCAACCGGACATTGCCCTGCTAAAGCCCCGAGAGGACTTCTACGTCCAGTCCTTCCCCGAGCCAACGGACATCCTCCTGGTGGTGGAGGTGGCGTATACCACCAAGGACATGGACGGAAAGAAGTTGGCCCTTTACGCCCAAGCGGGCATCCCGGAAAGCTGGCTGGTGGACGGGGAAACCAGCCTCCTGGAGGTCTACCGGGAGCCCCGGGGAGGCCTTTACCGTCTAAAGCGCCTGGTGGAACCGGGAGAGGAGGTGGCACCCGAGGGCCTAGGGGCCCCCTCCCTCGTCTGGCGCCCCCCCAGGCCCTAG
- a CDS encoding 2,3-bisphosphoglycerate-independent phosphoglycerate mutase: protein MDLFAVFKELQQKSETKILLVVLDGVGGLPLEPGGPTELEAARTPNLDRLAGESALGLLTPVYPGLTPGSGPGHLALFGYDPFRYLVGRGALSALGLGVDFRDGDVALRGNFATLGPDGQVLDRRAGRPSTEENQRVVAKLQEAIPRIEDVAVYFYTESEHRFLVVLRGEGLGDGLTDTDPQKTGLPPLEAQALDEASRKTARVVNLLSARIREVLRDEPKINGALFRGASRRPSFPSMTEVYGVRAAAIASYPMYKGLASLVGMEVLPVEGEGDAHEGKLKALRENWESYDFFYLHFKKTDAKGEDGDFPGKVAEIERFDALLPDILALKPDVLAITGDHSTPALLRAHSWHPVPLLLKAPYLRRDAAQRFTESEAAKGSLGHLRGMELMPLLLAHAGKLLKYGA from the coding sequence ATGGACCTCTTCGCCGTGTTCAAGGAACTTCAGCAAAAAAGCGAGACCAAGATCCTCCTGGTGGTCCTGGACGGGGTGGGGGGGCTTCCCCTCGAGCCCGGGGGGCCCACGGAGCTGGAGGCCGCCAGAACCCCGAACCTAGACCGGTTGGCGGGGGAAAGCGCCCTCGGCCTCCTCACCCCGGTCTACCCCGGCCTTACCCCGGGCTCCGGCCCCGGGCACCTGGCCCTTTTCGGCTACGACCCCTTCCGCTACCTGGTGGGCCGGGGGGCCCTAAGCGCCCTGGGCCTCGGCGTGGACTTCCGGGATGGGGACGTGGCCTTAAGGGGGAACTTCGCCACCTTGGGCCCAGATGGACAGGTCCTGGACCGCCGGGCGGGCCGCCCCAGCACGGAGGAGAACCAACGGGTGGTGGCCAAACTCCAGGAGGCCATCCCCCGCATTGAGGACGTGGCGGTCTACTTCTACACGGAAAGCGAACACCGCTTCCTGGTGGTCCTCCGGGGCGAGGGCCTGGGGGATGGCCTCACGGACACCGACCCCCAGAAGACCGGCCTCCCTCCCCTCGAGGCCCAGGCCCTGGACGAAGCCTCCAGGAAAACCGCCCGGGTGGTGAACCTCCTTTCGGCGCGCATCCGGGAGGTGCTCAGGGACGAGCCCAAGATCAACGGGGCGCTTTTCCGGGGCGCCTCAAGAAGGCCTTCCTTTCCCAGCATGACGGAGGTCTACGGGGTCAGGGCGGCCGCCATCGCCAGCTACCCCATGTACAAGGGTCTGGCCAGCCTGGTGGGCATGGAGGTCCTGCCCGTGGAAGGGGAAGGCGATGCCCACGAGGGGAAGCTCAAGGCCCTTCGGGAAAACTGGGAGAGCTACGACTTTTTTTACCTCCACTTCAAGAAGACCGACGCCAAGGGGGAAGATGGGGATTTCCCGGGCAAGGTGGCGGAGATCGAGCGCTTCGACGCCCTTCTTCCGGACATCCTTGCCCTAAAGCCGGACGTTCTGGCCATCACCGGGGATCACTCCACCCCCGCCCTCCTGAGGGCCCATTCCTGGCACCCTGTGCCCCTCCTCCTCAAGGCCCCTTACCTGCGAAGGGATGCCGCCCAGCGCTTCACGGAAAGCGAGGCCGCCAAGGGAAGCCTGGGCCACCTGAGAGGGATGGAGCTCATGCCCCTCCTCCTTGCCCATGCGGGAAAACTTCTCAAGTACGGGGCCTAG
- a CDS encoding YlcI/YnfO family protein, with translation MGRNLTLRLPPELVRRARALALKRGLSLNAWVAELLEKEVEREEGLEEAFSRQLSWMRQGILDTGGIPLPSREEVHDRAP, from the coding sequence ATGGGCCGAAACTTAACCTTAAGGCTTCCCCCAGAGCTGGTGCGCCGGGCCCGGGCCTTGGCCCTGAAGCGGGGCTTGAGCCTAAACGCCTGGGTGGCGGAGCTTTTGGAGAAGGAGGTGGAGCGGGAGGAGGGTCTAGAAGAGGCCTTTAGCCGTCAACTTTCCTGGATGCGTCAGGGAATCCTGGATACCGGGGGCATACCCTTGCCCTCCCGGGAGGAGGTGCATGATAGAGCCCCCTGA
- the tmpR gene encoding bifunctional dihydropteridine reductase/dihydrofolate reductase TmpR, producing MRVALVTGSAKGIGRAILLALAKEGFHVAVHYRTSEGLAEATRLEAEALGVKAIKVRADLTREEEVLALVEEVRYHLGGIGVLVNNVGDYLYKPIEEVSLEEWRWILDSNLTSTFLLTQKVLPLMVAQGYGRIVNLGYAGAQNLLARTHITPYAIAKTGVILYTKAIAKRFAQAGITANVVAPGVAENSVSKPLQEIPMARLALLEEIARAVLFFVREPYVTGQVLEVAGGWNL from the coding sequence ATGAGGGTTGCCTTGGTCACGGGAAGCGCCAAGGGCATTGGCCGGGCCATCCTCCTGGCCCTGGCCAAGGAGGGTTTTCACGTGGCGGTGCACTACCGCACCTCGGAGGGCCTGGCGGAGGCCACCCGCCTCGAGGCGGAGGCCCTGGGAGTCAAGGCCATCAAGGTGCGGGCTGACCTCACCCGGGAGGAGGAGGTCTTGGCCCTGGTGGAGGAGGTGCGCTACCACCTGGGAGGGATCGGCGTTTTGGTGAACAACGTGGGGGATTACCTCTATAAGCCCATAGAGGAGGTTTCCCTGGAGGAGTGGCGGTGGATCCTGGACTCCAACCTCACCAGCACCTTCCTCCTCACCCAGAAGGTCCTTCCCCTCATGGTGGCCCAGGGGTATGGGCGCATCGTGAACCTGGGCTACGCCGGGGCCCAGAACCTCCTGGCCCGGACCCACATCACCCCCTACGCCATCGCCAAGACCGGGGTGATCCTCTACACCAAGGCCATCGCCAAGCGGTTTGCCCAGGCGGGGATCACCGCCAACGTGGTGGCCCCGGGGGTGGCGGAAAACTCCGTGTCCAAACCCCTTCAGGAGATCCCCATGGCCCGTCTGGCCCTGCTCGAGGAGATCGCCCGGGCGGTGCTCTTCTTCGTGCGGGAGCCCTACGTGACCGGGCAGGTCCTCGAGGTGGCGGGGGGGTGGAACCTCTAG
- a CDS encoding CDP-alcohol phosphatidyltransferase family protein, translating into MVPGAKERPVQEFLNVLLFRPLAHLLVLLLYRTRVRPHHLVLFHTLLVLLAARLIHLGQDVPAAFLLQLKTVLDNADGQLARLRGEVTELGRYLDTELDLLGNLFLFLALGARTGAWELAFAAFLVFTLVQSYDFNLERLYREAHGLPLPAERQDPPSPLLGLLRGVYRLFFLPQDQGIRALEGFVLRRFRLVPERFWDEGALAGVVNLGLTTQLFFLGVFLLFQSPEAYLTFVLLQALYLVLWYLWRILRAIPSPR; encoded by the coding sequence ATGGTGCCGGGAGCCAAGGAAAGGCCGGTACAGGAGTTCCTTAATGTCCTTCTCTTCCGCCCCTTGGCCCACCTGCTGGTCCTCTTGCTGTACCGCACCCGCGTTAGGCCTCACCACCTGGTCCTCTTCCATACGCTCTTGGTCCTGCTCGCCGCCAGGTTGATCCATCTGGGCCAGGATGTGCCCGCAGCCTTTCTTCTCCAGCTAAAAACCGTTTTGGACAACGCCGATGGCCAGCTGGCGCGCCTCAGGGGGGAGGTCACGGAGCTCGGGCGGTACCTGGACACGGAGCTGGATCTTTTGGGGAACCTCTTCCTCTTCCTGGCCCTGGGGGCGCGCACCGGGGCCTGGGAGCTGGCCTTTGCAGCCTTTTTGGTTTTCACCCTGGTCCAATCCTACGACTTCAACCTGGAAAGGCTCTACAGGGAGGCCCATGGCCTTCCCCTGCCCGCGGAAAGGCAGGATCCCCCCAGTCCTTTGCTGGGTCTTCTGCGGGGGGTCTACCGCCTCTTTTTCCTGCCCCAGGACCAGGGCATAAGGGCCCTGGAGGGCTTTGTGCTCCGGCGTTTTCGCCTTGTTCCCGAGCGCTTCTGGGACGAGGGGGCTTTGGCGGGGGTGGTGAACCTGGGCCTCACCACCCAGCTTTTCTTCCTGGGGGTCTTTTTGCTTTTCCAAAGCCCTGAGGCCTACCTCACCTTCGTGCTCCTTCAGGCCCTGTATCTTGTCCTTTGGTATCTATGGAGAATCCTCCGCGCCATCCCATCCCCACGGTAG
- a CDS encoding C39 family peptidase, with amino-acid sequence MFFAEASALSSYRTLRYTHVVGQTDWYTCGAAAVATLLTHYYDDPATEGEVLKVAVRETEASGKDPREGLTALSLKRYLEGRGYEVRAYRVNLEQLADYFRWGGLPVIGHVTKPQLHFLVIAGLVDPPGGGPAQVLLADSSWGRRIVPIEALVTEKGFSGVILLALPRSAAQMGRVRANQEAELSWALSRLRRLEALGGRWP; translated from the coding sequence GTGTTTTTTGCCGAAGCAAGTGCCCTGTCTTCTTATCGCACCCTTCGCTACACCCACGTCGTCGGCCAGACGGACTGGTACACCTGCGGCGCGGCGGCGGTGGCCACGCTGCTCACCCACTACTATGACGACCCGGCCACGGAAGGCGAGGTCCTAAAGGTGGCCGTGCGTGAGACGGAGGCCTCGGGGAAGGACCCGCGGGAGGGGCTTACCGCCCTTTCCCTGAAGCGGTACCTGGAGGGGCGGGGGTACGAGGTGAGGGCCTACAGGGTGAACCTGGAGCAGCTCGCTGACTACTTCCGCTGGGGCGGGCTTCCGGTCATCGGTCACGTCACCAAGCCCCAGCTCCACTTCCTGGTGATCGCGGGTCTCGTGGACCCGCCCGGGGGCGGCCCTGCCCAGGTGCTCCTCGCCGACTCCTCGTGGGGCCGGCGCATCGTACCCATAGAGGCCCTAGTGACGGAGAAGGGCTTCTCCGGGGTCATCCTGCTGGCCCTTCCCCGGTCGGCGGCCCAGATGGGGCGGGTAAGGGCCAACCAGGAGGCGGAGCTCTCCTGGGCGCTTTCCCGGCTTCGCCGGCTGGAGGCCCTCGGGGGGAGGTGGCCTTGA
- a CDS encoding PIN domain-containing protein: MIEPPEFVDTNVLVYAYDRSSPAKRERALALLEHLMVERRLALSLQVLQEFYVVTTRKLQAPLSPEVARQILTDLGKAWVHEPTLGDVLKATHLAERHRISFWDALILQSARALKAQVVWSEDLHPGVYGGLEVRNPFA; the protein is encoded by the coding sequence ATGATAGAGCCCCCTGAGTTCGTGGATACCAATGTTTTGGTCTACGCCTACGACCGCTCCTCCCCGGCCAAACGGGAGCGGGCCCTTGCGCTCCTGGAGCACCTTATGGTGGAAAGGCGCTTGGCGTTATCCCTTCAAGTGCTCCAGGAGTTTTACGTGGTCACCACCCGTAAGCTCCAAGCCCCCCTTTCCCCGGAGGTGGCCCGCCAGATCTTGACCGACCTCGGTAAGGCCTGGGTGCACGAGCCCACCCTAGGGGATGTTCTTAAGGCCACCCACCTGGCAGAGCGCCACCGGATCTCCTTCTGGGATGCCCTCATCCTGCAAAGCGCCCGGGCCCTAAAGGCCCAGGTGGTATGGAGCGAGGACCTGCACCCTGGGGTCTATGGAGGGCTAGAGGTGAGAAACCCCTTTGCGTGA